The genomic interval TGACAGAGAATCTTCTCTTCCTGCGGCACAGGTTACACTTGCCAACCTGGATGAATATGTAGATGTTCCAAATGGCAGACAAGCTCAGAATTCATTTTATGGACTAAAGGGAGAAAGAAAACAGCCGGAAATGGTTTCTGCTAAACCTGTTCCCAATTCCATAGAAGCAGTCGTTCATGGAGATGCCAATCAGGTAACAGTGACTAATGGTTCTACCATTAAACTGCGCTTATTACAGGATATACAAGTAGGCACATATCTACTGCCACGCAACTCATTACTATCCGGAGAATGCATGATCAGTGGGGAACGTGTACAGGTCTTTCTTACTTCTGTACGGGTGAACAGCAGTATTATTCCTATTAAAATGCGGGTGTACGATATAGATGGCCATTCCGGCATTTATGTACCAGACCTGGCTGTGAAAAATCAGATTGCCCAGACAGGAGCTCAGACAGTAACTGGTGGATCGTTAAATATGCCCTATATGATTCCCAGTGGCGGGAGTATGACCGAGATGCTGGTGGGCCAGACAGCTGTACAGGGAGCAAACCTGGCAGTAAATGGCATCCGGACATTAGCAGCCAAAAAGATCAGCCAGCAAAAAGTCAGTATCCGGCCTAATTATAAAGTCTACCTCAAACAAGATCAAAATTAATTGTATGAAACAGTATTTAATTGGCTGCATCCTGTGTAGTAGCTGGGTAAATCTCCCTGCGCAACAGTTGTCTGCAACGTCAGATAGTTATGTAGAAAAAGGGGAAATATCGGTAGGAAAGGATTCTATTGTACCTGCTGTTTCCAATACTATGCCCTACCTCCTTCCCATTTCGGAAAAAGCAATCCGGGCCAGTTATCCGCTTGAAACTTCGTATGGAAAAACTACCCATATTATTTTCCCTTCCAGGATCATTTATTTAGACATTGGATCAGATGGGGTAATTGCCGATAAAGCAGATCCATCCGACAATGTACTGCGCATTAAGGCCAATGTGAAAGGCTTTGAACAAACCACTCTGGTAGTAATTACAGAAGAGGGCAAGTACTATCCTTTTCTGGTAGAGTATAATGATGATCCCAGGCTGCTCAACATCAATATGGCTGGAAATACTGAGCAGGATGTATTTTATGCACAGCAAACAGGTTCTATCCGGTCCACAACACCTGAAGGAATTATAGTAGCAAATCAACATTTATCTGCGGATGAGGTACAGGATTTGTCAGAGAAGATTCTTCACCGCAAACGCTTTATCCGCAATGTGGGCACAATGAAAATGCGGATGTCTTTTATGCTAACAGGCGTATATGTCTATCAAAAGACACTTTTCTTGCAAATCACTTTTGAGAATCGCTCGGAGATAGACTATGATATTGACTTTTTTAAGTTTTTCCTCAAGGACCGGGATGTAACGAGACGAATGGCTTATCAGGAAACGGAGATTCCTGCTGTTAACCAGTATCCAGCAGCTAATATCAGAGTGCCTCATCAGGGAAGTTTGACATTAGTATTCGCGATGCCTATGGCAACCTACGGCGAAGATAAAGTAATGGAAGTGCAGGTCTATGAAAATAAGGGTGGCCGCCATTTACGCTTTGAACTGGATTCTGATGTCATTATTCGTGCGAAAGGCTTATGAGATATTTACTAGTATGCTTGTATTGCCTTTTGGAATTATCAGCAATGGGGCAAATCCATCAACCTGGCCAACGGTTCATTGAAGCCGGAACTGGTTTACTAGAAAGTGGACAAGTTAGAAAAACGGCTAACGCCGGATATTGGTTTAGAGTTAGTCTGGGGAAATATGGCAAGAAGGAAGGAGTATATGGAATTGGCTTGCTGATGCAAAGGAAATATTATCAGCCGGTAGAAGAGCTTCTGGCTGTTAATCAATACTTCCTGGAAGGCACTTTTGCTCCCAAATCTTTTGCAACTGCTGACCGGCTGTTTTACTTAAATCCTGTAGCAGGTGTATTAATAGGCTATGAAGGAATCCACTCTGGTAAGGCATTTTCTACAGACTCTGCTGCTGTGAATCCCAATAGATTCCTGGTTGGTTTTACCGGAGGATTAGCCGGAGAATGGAATATGACAAGTAAGACGGCTTTCATTCTATTTGCCCGGGCTACCTACTTACCTTCATCGGCTATTGAACGCTTTCATTTTCAGTATGGAATAGGTATCCGGTTTAATTATTTTAAAGACTAAACTGCTTATCACATACTTCACCAATCCGTTTCCAGCGGTTTCTGGATACCAAGATTTATGTTTACATCTGAACCAATATCACAACAAACTCCCTCTTTTCTAACTTCTGAAACGGCTAAAGATAGAATTCAGACCAGTGAATCAGAATCTTTTATAGTAAAAAGACAGGCTGACAACCTTCATATAGGTAGATGCATGCAGCTCATCTGGAATGAGGTGGATAGACTCACTGCTTTGGGTGTCATCAGATCAGAAGAGGATAAATGGTTTTTTGCCTACCGGAAAGCGATACGGATTCTTTCTGGTGATGAGTAGCCCCTATAAAATGGTGACATTAAAATGTGAGTTATTTTCTTAATTCTTTAAGCTCTTCAAGGTTTTCAGGATAACCAATATACTCTTGACCCATGTACTTTTTAAGAATTAATCCTTTAGAAACACCAAAAGGAGTTATTCTATCCTTAATTATAAGACCTTTTCCTTGCATAAAGCTGATTATTTCCGGTTGGGCTACACCTAAAAGTTTGCTTATCTGAGAGGCGGATAAAAACTTAACTGTTGAGTACTCCAAACTTGCTGATTTGGACACACTTATTTCATCATTCCTTTTTACTGGGTAATTATTTTTTTCTTCAGATTTTGCATCAAGGTCATTAACCGCTACTTCATATCCATCTAGTTTTTTTCCTCCAAAAACTCCAACAAATCCACTTTTTGCACTAATCTTTGGTTGTGTTTTGTATTTTAAAACTGAGTTATTGAAAATTGTTCCAAATTTTTCAATGGGATCTAACTCTTTGCCCATGCCAAATACATTTTCCTTTATTTTATCAACGCCCTGTGATAGGAGTGCATCAGGAGTACCTAAAGCTTTGTTCAGTATGCCTTTATAGGCATAATTAACTTTAATCCCTACTTCTATGTTTTTAGCTAATGAAAAGTCATATAGATTCAAGCTTGTAAGGATAAAATCATAATCATTCATGTAAAATTTAGCATGAAGTCGGTCATTATATCTTATCTCAATGTTGGGGAAATCTTTCAGAAATTCAATACTATTTCTTTTGATACTTCTGTAGATATTATCTTCATTCTTTCCAAAAAGCACTTGTATAGAAAAATCATGGCGTTCTTTCTTTTCCCTTAATGCATCTTGAATGCGACTATCTAAATCAATGTAAGGAGAGACTAATAATAATTTAGTTTCTGCTGAGCGAATCAAATTCTCTACCTCAGCAATTAAATTGTTATCAAAAAGAAAATCCGCATCTATGGTTGCCATTATTCAAATTATTTATTAAGCATATTTAACTCAACAAATATAGCTGAGAGGCTATAATGAAATTGCTGCTATTTTCAATTTTGAATATACTTGTAATAATTTACTTATAAAGAGATTAGATATTTGGGACGAACCTCTAAAACAGTATTTACATCAATTACGAACCTAATATCCTCTTCAAAGTATCTTGCATAGCCATTTTAAAAGCATCGTCTTTAGAAATTAACCTGTACAAGTCGAGTTCGTTTTTGCGGTGTTTAGCGATTACTTCATCAAATATTTTCATGAAAGCGATATCCCTGTTCTGGGCATCAGGATTCTCGGCATATTTCTCCTTAAAGTCCGGGTGGGATCTCATACTTTGAGCCAGGTTCACAAATTTTACCCTTTGTTCTTCAGGTGTTGCTTCCCATCCCTGAAACCACCGTTCATTGAAGCTTTTGATTATTAAATCCAATGGATCTGCAACTGATTCATCACCATGCACCCCCCGGGGATTTGGATTTTGTGGGTCAAGTTCTGTTTCTGAGGCATCCAAACCTATGGCTGCATTCAACTTCACGCGTTCTAAACCATAGGTTGAAAGGTCAACAGAGTCTAATAATTTATCTAATGTATCTTTTGTAGGATCGGTAATGATAAGTTTGGGAATAAGAAATTTTAAGAACCAGAATAACTTTTCCCATCTCACTACTTCATAGGGTATGATAGAAGCCATCTGTCCATATATTTTTACAAATTGTTTGGCTTTGATCTTAAAATCGGCTTTTTGCTTATCGTCCAATTCTAATCCCGAATTAAAACGGTCAGCAGCTATATCAATAATAGGGCTTAATTCCTGTGCATTTACACCACTGAAATACTTTTCTACAAAATTTTCTACTTCCAACCACTCATATACTCCTACTTCATCCATGGTAGTCTTCAATTCATGCAGTACATTAACATCAGTAGCTTTGCTTAAAGTAGTAGAAGTGTAATATGGGTCGAAAGATTTCTTTATTTCCTCAGTAGAATTGAAGAAATCCAGTACAAATAAATCTTCGGTTTTCTTCCCTAGTTTGTCAGCTGAACGGTTTAATCGGGATAATGCCTGGACTGCCAATACTCCTTGCAATTTCTTATCAACATACATAGAAGTTAATTTGGGCTGATCAAAGCCAGTCAGGTATTTATTGGCAACTACTAATATACGGTATTCATCCATATTAAAATAGCGGGCTATTTTATCGGATATATATCCGGGATCTGTTGGTTTATCTTTGTCTAAATGTGGTGGAAAATTGTTAATATCATCTTCAGAATATTCAATACCATTTACCTTTTTCTTACCAGAAAAAGCAACTGCAATTCTAAAGGGATTCCCTCTACCTTCTAAATGTTTACGGAGTGCGAAATAATAATGGATAGCCGATTCGATACTTTGTGTAACAACCATTGCTTTGGCTTTCCCTTTAAGCTTTTTTGTATTGACCACTTGGGTAATAAAATGATCAAGCATAATTTCAGCTTTCGTGGCAATTGTATCCGGATTACGTTCTACAAAAGCCCGTAATTTCTTCTGAGCTTTTACCGTATCAAATAGTGGATTATCTTCTATGGATTTTGCTATTTCATAATAGCTTTTGTAAGTGGTATAATTGGCCAGAACATCGAGAATAAATCCTTCTTCGATGGCTTGCTTCATGGAATACAAATGAAAGGGTTTAAAATCACCATCTGCTTGTTTGACCCCAAATTTTTCCAGGGTAGTATTCTTTGGTGTTGCTGTGAAGGCTAAATAAGAAGCATTGCCCCGCATTTTACGCGAACGCATTACATCCAGAATTTTATCCTGTGGGTCTGGGTCTTCTTCTTCGTCACTGTTGTTGCCCATCGCCCGGTTCATATTATCGGATGCCGAGCCACTCTGGCTGCTGTGAGCTTCATCAATAATAACGGCAAAGCGTTTATCACTTAAATCAGCAATACCATCAACAATAAAAGGAAACTTTTGAATGGTGGTAATGATAATACGTTTCCCACCTTCCAGGTTTTCTTTCAACTCTTTGGATGAATACGCAGGAGCAACGATATTTTTAACCTCTGAAAATTCTTTGATATTTTCCCGTAACTGTTTGTCCAGTAACCTTCTGTCGGTTACCACAATCACTGAATCAAACAAAGGATTCGATATACCTTTGCTTCCGGGCACGGTATTATTTTCAGGATAAGTTTCTATCAGCTGGTAAGCTGCCCATGTGATGGAATTGGATTTGCCTGAACCAGCTGAATGCTGAATTAAATAGGTTTGCCCAACTCCTTTTTTACTGGCATCAGCTATGAGTTTCCGTACCACATTCAGCTGGTGGTAGCGTGGAAAGTATAAGTTTTTTTTGCTTAACGGATCGGTTTCTTTGCCATCGAAGCGAACAAAGTGCTGGATAATATTAGCCACACTTTGACGGATTAATACCTCATCCCATAAGTATGCTGTTTTGTGGCCGAATGGATTGGGTGGGTTCCCTTTACCAAAGTTATGTCCCAGATTAAAAGGCAAAAAGAAGGTGTTGGCTCCATCAAGTTTGGTAGTCATATACACCTCGTCGGTATCTACGGCAAAATGTACGATGCAACGCCCAAAATTGAGAAGTGATTGTGTTATATCTCTTTTGAATTTGTATTGATTTTGCCCATGCACTTTGGCATTTTGACCTGTCCAATGGTTCTTTAGTTCCATAGTAGCGAATGGCAGTCCATTTACAAAAAGCACCATATCAATTTCTTCGCCCGGATTGCTCAAAGAATAACGCACCTGGCGGGTAACACTAAATTCGTTGCTTTCAAAATTCTTTTTAATGCTATCGCTGCTACTGGCCAGGGGCAATACATAAAGCAGGGTAAAATGTGCATCTTCCACTTCCAGACCTTTCCTCAACAGGCGGACAATCCCATATTTTTTAATCATCCGGTCCAGCCGTTCCAGAACTTTTAACTTCCAGTCACTTTGCTTCTGCAATTTGGCCAGTTCGTCTTTTTGAGTAGTTTCCAGAAAATGCCAGAAGCGATTTTCATCTATGGCGTATTTTACATTAAAATCTCCTGGCAATCCAATGTAGTAACCATTACCTCCACGGTATATAGCTGCCCTTTCGGCCACATTGTTCAGAGATATGCCTTGTTCTTTTTGTTCTTCTAGGCTGGTGCCGGTAAGACATTTTTCAATTGTTGCTTCAAGAGCTTGTTCATTGGTCTGGCTATGCATCTGGATACTGTTAATCTCTGAATGTAAAAGTGTAACCATGGGGTTGGATTGTGAAATTACTTCCTTCAATCCTTGTTAGCTTTTCTTTTATCTCGTAAATCGGATTCCCAAGGAAAATTATTTTATTAGGTGTAACCCGCACTATCATATAATTCTCATGTTCCATAGCTTCATTCACCTCACTATTTGAAATTTTAAAACTAGGATTTTCTTGATTCTGAGTTGATTTAACTTCTACTAAAACCGCCTTATTTTCAAACCAAGCAACTATATCAATAAAAGCGTACTGGTAATGCAGAGTTATATAATAAAATGGAATCAACGCTTTTGCCAGTTCTGTGTCATCGCTTATATATTTCAGACAAGCTTTATACAATTCAGTATGCTTTTGATGGGTTTCATCATCTTTACGTAATTGCGTTAATATCAAATTATTAACTTCATAAAGGGCTTCTTTTCTGAATTCAGTATTTTTAATCTGAAGAAAATACTTAATCAAAAAACTGACTACTTCTTCCTCTCCGTATGTGCCAATCGCTTCAAATTCATTAGAAGGTAATTCTTTGCCCTGATATATTACTTTCTTTGTTTTGACAGGTATGGAATTAACAACTATATTTTGGCCAGTTTCAAAACTTGCAATACTTTTAGTTGAACTTTTACTTATATTTTGATAAATCCTTTCTACCTTAGATTGTATAGTAATTTCCTTGGATATTGATTTAATTGTATCACTGGAGATATTAGCAGAAAAAGCATCTGGAAACATATTCCTTATTTCATTTTCCAAGCCTTTTAACTTATCCTCTATTCCTATTTTCCCTGTTAGGTCTTTTAATTTGGCTTTCAATCCATCTGCTGTTGCACCTTTATAACTACGCAATATTAAATCCAGCCGTGCTAATTGATCATTATACATATCATAATCAATTTCAAGGTCAAAATCCGAGAATATGCCATCCTCGAAATGCTGTTTCTCTGTAGAAATTGCCGCCTGTAAAGTATGTAACTTATTAGCGGTATATATTTTTGTTATACATTCGCTTTGATGAGTGGAATTATACCTAAACCATAAGTGATCTGATAAAAAATCTTCACAATCAAACTGGTGCAGTATCCTTTGGGAAAAAATTGTAAACTTCTCTTCGTAATTAGTAATCCAGTGCCTTTTAAATATATGCTCCCAAGCCTCAATTTGATCCAAATACTCATTTTTAAGATCTTTCTCATTTTTGTGAAATAGTATCAGCTCTATAGTTTTTGCGATACTGCTATTGTTAAAAATACTTTTGGCTATGGCTTGCGCTCGAATATTACTAGATATGCTTTTACAAACAACTAAGGCATCTTCAGTAAAATCATAGAGTCTATTTTCTGAAAATTTCTTGATTGCGCCTATATTAATTTCTCTCCTCAAACTATCTGCTTCATAAAACTTGAAGTTTGAAAGCTTTTTGGAAAGTTGCGTAATTCTTTCAGGAGACTCAAAGAAGTCCGTATCGGAAAGTTTGCTAAGGGATATTTCTGTCAGTATATAGAAAACTTTAGGTAATATGTCTTTTTGAAAAATGTCAGTAATATCTACATTAGAATGAGCTATAATTTCTCCTTCTTCTAACTCAAGAAGTTTCCCTTCAAACTGATAACTTTCAATTTCAAGTTTACTTTTATAGTAACAAAGAACCAGTATATCTAAATTTTCAACTAAACGAAAATCTTGCTGATTATTCACCACATAAAAATTGGTTGATGCTGTAAATGACAGTTCTCCATTTTTTATGATAAGGTATTCTTTAAGATGCTGATGTAAAGGCTCAAAAATGTTTTGGTAGAACCTGATTAAATGCTCCTTACATTTTAAACTCTTTTTACATGCAGCAATAAGCAGTGACAAATACTCTTTTGGAAAAACTTCGTATCGTTTTATCAGCAATGGTTGAGCTTCTTCACTAAATTCTTGAATCTTTAATCTTACCAGAAACGGATAATCATTATCATTAATAAGTGCGGGATGAACAGGTTTTCCGTGAGATATAATGTGTATATCTTCTAAAATTTTAGTGTGTCTTAAATGGCTCTCCTGTGTCTTTTCTTCTTGCCATAATGCTGGAATATAATCCAGGCCATCCTGCAATACATCCCAAATAGGCTTATCTACAAAATAGTAATTGTTATGATAGGAAACTCCTAGATATTTCAGGAAAGTATTCAACTTTATATTTTCAGGCATTCGGGGTAGAAAACCTTGATCCAACTCGTAAGAATTACAAAGCTGCGCGGGTTTGTATTTACCTGTCTTTGTTTTAAGAAATATTGTTGAAATGCTGAAATCTGCCAGATTAGCAGGCGTGTTGTCAATGTTATTTCTATTTATAAAACCATTATATCGGTGCGTAGAAGCTATATTTTCATCTGTTTTACCCATTAAGGTACTAATACTACGTAAAAGATCCTTTTGCTGTGTTTCGGTTAATTGATTTTCCGGACCATGAAACTTGCCGGATGGAGAAACTTGCCGGTAATATTTGAGTACTTCATTTCTGTCAGTAAATTCTTTTATTCCTAAAGCTTTTCTAAAACCCTCATCTTCTATTTTATAACTGGTAATATTGATAGCTAAAAAAGAGGGAATAAAACTTTGAGAGCGATCCAATTTTTGTTCCCTATAAATTATTTCATCGTTAATTGAGCAGGAGTTACCGGCTTCGGAAGGGATAATCCGGGCATCCAGCATTTTCAACTGCTCAGCTAATTGCAGCTTGAAATTTCTCGGCCATTCCCATAAGCCACCATAATTCCTTGAATAGGTATAGATGAACGAGATACATTTTTCATAAAACTGGTTGTAATCATTTGAATCTAGAAATTCAGTTTGATTAAAATATTTCTTAGCTATACTGGAAATGAATTTGGAAGCCGTTTTATAATTATTATCCCATATATTTAATATTGCTCTAACAGTGTGATAAATTATATCAGTTGCTTGTATTGTATCTAAATATTGCCAATTAAAATCTTCTAATGGTCTTTGATAAACTTCCGAAACCTCAACCCAATAGAAATTATCAAACTTTACCCTACTCGCTTCATCAATGTAGCTATTGAGGTAAGCAAAATATAATTCTAAACATCCCTTGAGTAAGGCTCTGTTATATTCACCTACTTTTCCTTCAAAATTGATAGATTTTCTGTCTACAGTAGTATGAAAATCAGCATGAAAATCTACATACCTAAAAGGCGACTTTACTTTGGTAGGCAGATAATTATATAATAACCCTTCTGAACCTTCTTCAAGTTGTTGTTCTGTATTTTTCAGATGGATGGCTACTTGTGGGTTGTAGATATTAATATTTGCCGCTTTTGCCAGTTTTTTTATCTCCTCCTTTAACGGGCAAGATACAATGGAGGAATGATCAATGGAGGTGTTTATCGTCTGTTGAAAACACAACTCAGGCTTTTCCTCAAAATCAAAAGAAATATTTATTTCTTTTGGAATCCTAAGCTGTACGAATTGAAAATGAATATTTTTAATCTCTTCAAAAAGACCTGCTATTTCTCTAGCTGTGTTCTCTGCAAACGGGATTTGTATTATCGTAACAAATCCTTGACTGAATAAATAATGAATATATTCTTCCTGTTCCTGCAATAATACCGGATAATAATATCCTGGCACTCCTCGCTCTTTGCGTTCGCATTGGAGTTGCTTTATTTGCTTGATTAAGCCTTCTTTTAGTTCCTCTGGCAACTGTTCTGGTAAGCCTGCTAAGTTTTTAAAAGAGTCGTATATCCGAAAGCTGATGGGCATTGTTATATCCTGCCTATTGCCTTGTATTACTTTTCCTTGCGTATGAATATCTGCATACCCATGTGCAGCAATGGAAAAAACGGATTTGAAACCTACACCTTTATTCCCGATACTAATATTGGCATCTTTGGTGGAAGTAGATATAGAGCATAATGACTGAAAATCGGCACGTTGGGAAGTGCCATTGACATAATCATAGTTACTTTGATAGGTAAATGCAACACCATCATTGGCGATAAAGAGATTGTTATCTTTTACCGTTACCAGGATTGATTGCTCTGCTTTATCAAAAGCATTTTGCAATAACTCAAAAATTACCCTACCCTGGTAATCGGCACTTACCTGTTCTACCTGGCCTGCCTGCTGTTTAATCGTTTCAATTCCAATACCTCTATAATATGTATGATGCTTTTGAAAAAGGGCTTCAACAATAGTTTTAGAAGAAATTAACATACTTAACTCACCTTTATTTTACCGGTTACTACACTATTTATCAAGGTGGTTTTGTATTCTTTTAGCTTCTCAATTTCTTTTTCTTTAATTGAGATAGCGGTTTCAATTTTTTGAGATACTTCTGCAATGAATTTAGAGATTGCAGTTTGTTCACTTATTGGAGGCAGGATTGTTTTTAATTGCTTAAACTCATCCCAATAAAGACGCTTTCTAAAATCTGTAATCCCTTTTGAAAACCGGTCCATTTGTTGGATAAAAGCTTTAGTGCGGTACTGGTATTCAAAAAAATCTGCATCTATTGCTCCTTTAGGCTTTGCTACAATGTAAGCCGGACTTACCATCCCTTCGGTCCGTACAGCGCCAATAGCCCCCTGCCAGGCTCTCATCATATTGAAAACAATATCGTTGACTTTAACTAGCTTGTAATTGCTTTTATCTTCTATTCTAATCTTGCCTCGCAAATTCTCTTCATCATTTAATTCTTCTGAAGAAACGGCTGAATGAATAGACACGGTAAGTAGAGGTAAACTCTCATTTCCAGGCTGGTTACGTTCCTGAAACAAAATGTGGTTTTTTACAATTTGCCAATGTGCTGGTATTTCTCCAATCCACTCTACTCCACTGTCTTTCATAGATGCATTCGGATTAAGGCCACGGGTTACAGCATTATGTATAAGAATTTGCCTGCGTTCTTTGAGCAGTTCTATTTGTTTTTCCTTAATTGCAACGGCTTTATCTATTTGGGCTGTTTTTTGGTCGAGAAAGGTTGCAATGGCTGTTTGTTCTTCTAATGGAGGAAGGAGAGTGACTACTTTTTTAAAATCTTCATAGTGCATATCCCATTGCCCAACTCTCACACCATATGAAATTCGATTATATTCACCAATATAATTATCACTCCTCAATAATCGGTGAAGATATTCTGAATAAACCTTTTTTGAAGTTACTCTACAGGTTATATATGCAGGACTAACAATCCCTTTATAAGCACTAATCCCCATCGAACCCTGCCAAGCTTTCA from Rhodocytophaga rosea carries:
- a CDS encoding restriction endonuclease subunit S, translated to MPEQHCEQIIGFYKPGKEISKLNDLMKSKNNQYSLFEDIIDQPVLTVDNKPSVSPEKSTKAAFQTIKKYPTYKDSGAAWLGEIPVHWEAVSLGSLLELKSDKNHPNYQVLSVYREYGVIPKDSRDDNHNATSLDTTTYKAVEPGDLVVNKMKAWQGSMGISAYKGIVSPAYITCRVTSKKVYSEYLHRLLRSDNYIGEYNRISYGVRVGQWDMHYEDFKKVVTLLPPLEEQTAIATFLDQKTAQIDKAVAIKEKQIELLKERRQILIHNAVTRGLNPNASMKDSGVEWIGEIPAHWQIVKNHILFQERNQPGNESLPLLTVSIHSAVSSEELNDEENLRGKIRIEDKSNYKLVKVNDIVFNMMRAWQGAIGAVRTEGMVSPAYIVAKPKGAIDADFFEYQYRTKAFIQQMDRFSKGITDFRKRLYWDEFKQLKTILPPISEQTAISKFIAEVSQKIETAISIKEKEIEKLKEYKTTLINSVVTGKIKVS